TCACTACAAGAATACACATATACAAGCCATAAATAGGAATTACACAAATGATTGAACAATCCTGATGCATTAAAGTTCATTTAGGAATCCCGATGAGCGGGTGTCAGCTATCTTACAGCAACTTCTTGTTTTATCTTTGGGGTCCAGTCCAGAAGCCGAACAGATCTCgtcacattttcatctttttttttgtttttttgttttttttgtgtgtcattttTCACATCCTCTCCTTCAAAATAAGCAATTAGGCTACTAACAAACTCGACAACTAAAACGGTGGCAAACatcaaaaatatctgaaatacatATTGTACACAAAGTCTATATTTcttccgtttttgttttttacaaatgtacaaATCTAAGGTGAGGAGAGTCCACGGCGCTTTACGAGGAGTTCATGATCGGCCTGGAATAGACACCCTGGTAGTAAGATGTGTCGGGTATAGATGCAGAATCCAGGCCGGCTTTCCCCGCCATGGAGCCCATAGAAAGCGCCCCGGCCATCGGGGAGCCGTATCCGGAGTAGTGCATCACCTGCTCATAAGTTTTCAAGTCCattttatgatgatgatgatgatgctgctgctccGAGGACATTAGGTTATTGATAGAGAACGGGTGGTTGAACGAGTAGTGGTGCTCCGGCTTTAGGTGGGCTTCGTGCGCCAGGACGGAGTGATGTTGAGACATGAGGTGCTGCCCTTGAGACACCGGTGAGGCGGCGGCGGCTGCAGCAGCGGCGACGTGCTCCGGGCTGAGGGCCTGGCTCGCCTTCATGTCCGACAGGGACCTTTTGTGGTCGCTggaggaggagttggagtgCGGCGACTCGTTGCCGTTGCAGCTCTCCGAGCTGCTGTTGGAGGAGCCGGCGTCGCCCGCCTTTCGCCCGCCGTCCTTCAGCGACATCTTCTTTTCGCACTTGAAGCGCTTCTGCCTCCTCAGGTAGCAGCCGTTCTCGAACATGTTCCCGGAGTCCGGGTGGAGAGTCCAAAAGGAGCCTTTCCCGGGTTTATCAGGCGACCTGGGCACTTTGAGGAAACAGTCGTTAAATGACAGGGAATGACGGATTGAGTTCTGCCAGCGCTGCTGGTTCTGTCGATAAAAGGGGAACAGGTCCATTATCCACTGGTAGATCTCAGCCAGCGTCAGCATCTTACTGGGAGACTGCTGGATGGCCATGGTGATGAGGGAGATGTAGGAATAAGGGGGTTTGGCATGTGTGTAGCTCCTGCGGTAGGTCTTGGGGTCTCGGGATCTGTTGATGTTGGACTGTCCGTAAATGGGGCTCATGGCGTTCATGTTGGTGTAAGAGGTGAGAGCGTTCATAGAGGCGGGCTGCGCGGTCATTGGGCTCATGCTGGGGCTCAGCGCTGCGCTCATGGCCGTCATGCCCGCGCCCATGCCGTTCATCGCTCCGGTGCCCGGCGACATGCCCGTCATGGAGGGGCTCATGCCGGTGTTGACGTAGGACATGTTCATGGAGTTGGCCGTCATGTTGGCCGTGGTGCTCATGCCGGACATGCTCATGTAGGTATTCATGGAGTTCATTCCCAGGCCGGTGTTCATGTTGCCAACCGAGGTGTAACACTGTCAGTGTGGAGGGGGAGAGAGGCAGCCATGAGTTTGGCACAGTCAGGAAATAACATGATGAATAATTCCTACACACAAAAGTGTTGTTATTATCAATTAAATCTGCCATACATCTGGtattgttatttaatttaaaaaataagaataatcaagtattaattaataaataaaatttgttttaactagagtaaaacatttaaaataattcaaatgtctGTCAGCAtaatatgacaaataaaacaaatcatagTAATGCTTTAAAATGCGCAAAGGCTTTACAAAGATTCAAACAGCTCTTCCCGTGCGTCTGCAACACTTATACAGCATGTGAACCAATTCCTTTAACCTAAACCAAACACCACAGGTGTATATTGAAAGTAAACgtggcaaaaaaaattacaaaataataataatcagtttaAATATCTGCATGAAAAGTTTCCTCTCCCCCCATTGCATGTCAAGCAAGTTTGTTAGGATAGGATGGCGCGCTGTGCGGAGATGGGGGAGGATTTGGAGGCGCCTCAAGTCAATATTTGATCACAAAGTTAATATTATCTCAGGGCTAATATTGAGTTGTATAAAATGGGATCGGCTTTAGACCGgggagaaatatatatatttaaggtACCCACCTCGGGCTCTCCGTAGTAGGTGCTCCAGTCGGTATGTTCGTGTCCTTCCATTTTAACTGCTCCAAGCATCATGGAGGACTTCGACAAAGCGTCTCCCAGCAGAGGAAAAAGCCAAAAGTCTCTCTGATAGCAAATGACAGGGGACCAGTTAGTGTGTTCGGGTCGCGGTCCGTCCTTCCGTCAAGGACTTGGTGCATGTGCGTCCTGCGGAGCCAGCCGTGATGCGCCCGTCAGAGGCTGGAGTCCAAATGACGCTCCGCGCTGCCTGTTAGCGCTGTGATATAAGCTCTGTGCGCCAGGCAAGCCTCCAATCCCTACTTCTACGCCTTGGGCCCTATTTGAATAATCTGCTCGCACCTAGGCGTGAGACTCCTCAAGCTTCCCCCTCCACCTCTTTCCACCCTCTCCACCCCCAATTGTACACCTGCGCTCACTGAAAAGAACAGTTTCATATGAAAAGCTTCATTATAAACTAATCTTATTgtaggggtaaaaaaaaaaagggggtggggggtatAAAAAGGAATGTTTGATGCTTTTCATTATACGCACATCCTCCAACGGATTTATTCCACTTCAGCTGTGCTCAGatcataatccatttttttttattgtggtgcGTTTAAGGAATTTAAGGCAGCAAACTGCATGAGAACAGCTGATTATTTTATACCagcaacacaacaaataaactaatttaaaaacaaaataaaaaataaaaacacgagGACGCAGGAAacctaaaaatgaaataattttggtaaaatttaaaaaggtaaaaaaatgaaatgaaaaaaatgtttgcgcAGCTATTTCCTTAAAGGTACTTGTTCGCAACTAAATGTGTCGCTTTGAAGTTATATTGCTAATTTACTTATAGTTTACATGAATGGcaataaaatatcacatttctttatgtattttttttagagaaacgGCTTTGTCCAAACTGtttcatgtttgatttaaagtcTAATGAAtgtgtcaaattaaaaatatatgtttctaTTTATGTGTCCCAGAAAATATCTGTATTTCTCCCCAAATCACTGAATTACTgaatttgttattatttttaaaatcgtTTTTAATTAACAAGACAGCTTTATAGCGCCCTCTGTCGGATGACACACTTTATCTGGCTTCactatttcacataaaatcacagctTATCAATCTACTTTGTGCgaattttaattcagtttttgacGTTAGatgaatgcataaaataatttagatttttatatttgaccCAAAGTatattttatactttgtgtCTAACCTCAGACATTATTAAGCAGCGTTCTATTTCCTAAAAGGAAAGCAATTGGATATATCACAACCGAGCAATTTCAGGCCTTTGGCTGCAGTTGATTAgtctattttctgtttgtatttgtcTTAGTGTGGTGGGTTTTAAATAATGGACGTTTGCTTAATGTGTTAATCTTCTATCAGAAAGACTCCGGAGGCCCGCAGTGCTAAAGGGCCCCTTAATTCTCGCAGCCCGTACTGTATTTGTATGAAACAAACATCCAGGTGAGACTGCGGAGCGGTGTCAGCCACGTGTCGGTGGTTGTACATTTGACTGCATATTTACGCAAGAGCATAACTATCAGCATAGAGCCCCCATTAGTAAAAGCGAGTAAACCTGTAGTGTTGACGAGAGACCAACACAGTCTGCTTAACTTGGAAATGAGATCATGAGAAAAAAGCTCCCTGTGTTTGAGGATTTGGGATTGCACCGGCGGGGAACAGGAGATGGAGAAATCTGCCgcttcttgttttgtctttggctgttgtcaaacttcaagatccgcTTTAAGTGTAAAgattttaatatgatttttacaCGATGATAATGcacatgttccgtgtttttttttgttttgttttgttttctgaggcCATAAAATAGCTAGGCTTAACATTATGCAGAATATGTGCACTggtacatatttttaaatttgaaaaaatgttcctTGTTCGTGCCAATTTTTCGCTTGCGTAAATTCACCAAAATAGGTCGCAATCGTGTGTGATAGCACGAACGCACACAGCTGTTTGCATTTGTTGCACAATCGAGGAATCtattaaagagagagagaactaaaataaaattacaaaatgacatTAATTACCCAtgggcaaaaaaacaaacaaaacaatattctaTTACCTGTTTATTTAACGGGTATTCATGTATGGAGAAGTGTTTAATGGGAACGTTTGATATTTTCCTTGCGCAAAACTTGTATAGTAAAACTTTTCCATGACCTTTAACGACATAACGTCCCCGAATGAGACACGTTGCTAATAACAGGTTAATCATCAACCTGCCAAAGTCCTCTCACATGGGGTGAAGGACACATTTTAGATttagccaaaaacaaaaatccccacACAGGACCCTGCAGTTGCTCCATCTCCCTGTTTAGCATttcttctttccctctttctgtGATTGATTTGCTTTCATATTAGTCATTCCCCGAACTGTAACTGAActgctgaacttttcacatgagATTCAAAACCGTGGACCTGAATATTTTTAGGACTAGAAGAACTTCAGCCTCTGTTTGTTTGACTTAACTGTATTTAGGCTGCTTTTCATTTAACTGAATCACAGCTCAGTGTTTGGTTTTTCAATGCACGCATGTCCCGAGAAGCAAAAAACATTATTGTACTTTTATAAATTCggtttgttttaatctgaaagaaAAGTAGACAGcgatagtaaaagaaaaagcccGTGCCACCATGAGTTCAGAGGTGATGATGGTGCGGAGCTTCTAAACGCACTCCATCATTAGATTGTGATtaagaaaaagcattttaggTTTGCATCTAAAAAGACAGTccataatattttaatcattcATTTACTGAGTGCAAGGTTAAGCGAGTTGCaacgttttatttaaatgtataagCAGAGTGGATAACTTTAAAtgtataaagaaataaatagaaatacataTGTTCTTTATTGCTCCATTTTTTTGAATGTCTCTCTCATATGTAAATGATTGTAAGGTTACATCTGTAGGGAGGAATCAGTAAGACATTTCTGAAAGGTACAAATACATGCTCAAAGATAGCAAATTTGGTCATTTTTGCTATAGAGTTACTTGAGCTACAAAATCAAACTCCACAGCATCACAAAACTTCTGAAAttctgttttgtcatttgaTTTTAATACACCCACCCCAAGCTTACTAACTTGCATGATAAGTATTACTTCTCATGAAAGCAACAGggtcaaattaattatttgaatcATATGATTTATAAATTctcttttatttgtatttcctgaaaataataaaataaaataaaataaaaatacctgcCCTGCAACAGaatggcgacctgtccagggtgtaccccgcctctcaccaggaacgttagctggagaacCCACtaaggacaagggtgtaagaaaatgga
This is a stretch of genomic DNA from Gambusia affinis linkage group LG16, SWU_Gaff_1.0, whole genome shotgun sequence. It encodes these proteins:
- the foxa2 gene encoding forkhead box protein A2, coding for MMLGAVKMEGHEHTDWSTYYGEPECYTSVGNMNTGLGMNSMNTYMSMSGMSTTANMTANSMNMSYVNTGMSPSMTGMSPGTGAMNGMGAGMTAMSAALSPSMSPMTAQPASMNALTSYTNMNAMSPIYGQSNINRSRDPKTYRRSYTHAKPPYSYISLITMAIQQSPSKMLTLAEIYQWIMDLFPFYRQNQQRWQNSIRHSLSFNDCFLKVPRSPDKPGKGSFWTLHPDSGNMFENGCYLRRQKRFKCEKKMSLKDGGRKAGDAGSSNSSSESCNGNESPHSNSSSSDHKRSLSDMKASQALSPEHVAAAAAAAASPVSQGQHLMSQHHSVLAHEAHLKPEHHYSFNHPFSINNLMSSEQQHHHHHHKMDLKTYEQVMHYSGYGSPMAGALSMGSMAGKAGLDSASIPDTSYYQGVYSRPIMNSS